From the genome of Clavelina lepadiformis chromosome 2, kaClaLepa1.1, whole genome shotgun sequence:
TCAGTAGCGTTCGAGAATATAACAAGAAAGAAAGAACATGGGTGAAATACTGTAACTATATAGCACAGTATAAAAATTTACTTATAAAATTTGagtttaacttaattttaaaCTATTTAACAATAGCAATCTCTGTCGATGTTTCATTTATCACAATGGGGACTTAGTGAATCGTGAATCATTGAAAAATGTAGGGTCGTAAATCAGGGTCGTATTTTTCCTGGCTTTATGTAAAGAGTGAAGTACGAATTGCATGTCAATATTTCTGTTAAGTTTATATTCGTGCagtaattttatttggtaATCCTAGTACAAATTGCAAGCAGACAAACACATTTTCACTGGTGCATTTGATAAACTATAGTCAAGCAAGCTCGTTGCGACATCTAGCGATtaacaactaaaaaattgAGCTTTGGCAAAGTACAGTCTAGTTGCACCACAAACTAAATtactgcttttttgtttctgccaattaaaaaaatgtattaaaaacATCTTATAAGGGAGCTTTGATATTTCTTACCTCAAATACACCAATTCCAAGAGCGACTCCggcaattattattatgttgtCGTCAATAAAATTCAGCGTAGCGTCCAAACAATCCTGTGGCAAGAAGAGGAAGCGTAACAAAACAATCTTACCGGTTTATCGCAGCTTATAAATCAAATAAGCAAGGAATCACGTTTACCTCTTTGTAAATGTTGCCGCCTGACGGATCCGTGTTTGTGCAAGATGCTGATGGTGCAACGCAGGTGTCACTTGTGCCGGAGCATGAGCAACCTTCTGTGTTCCCGCTTGGCCAGTCCTCGCATCCATTGACCAAGCCGCAGCATTTGAACTACGAGCAAGTGTACATGGGTTGATAAAATGTTCAAACGGCCTCAAACAATGTTATGCTAAATAAGAACTGTCTTTAATGGTGAGAGTGTTAAAAGTATAATTGAAACGATTTACTTGGTAATATACTGTTGTATCACAACAGATTAAAGTTGTATAATTTAtactaaaaacattttcattgatATGATAGCATAAACTCACAAATTTCTGTAAGTCTTTCACGGATGTAACGTACTGCTCGTTGGTAGTATTGATTGGTACGCTGTTGTTCAAACCTTTGCGGATTTCATTTTCGATCTATGTAAGAAGCGAAAGACAAATATATCAGAAGTGTTATTATGTTTCCATTTTTGCATGAAGCATAATAAACATACATTGCAGTGCCACAACGTTTCCTTTACCACGATTATACcgtgtttaatattttacaactGTGTTGAATGTCGTAAATGCGACTTTGAACACTTTTCCTTCCAATATTTAACTAACATGATATAGTTTACGAAATTTATGGAAAAGCACCATCTATAGGTTCATGAGTTTTATCATGTAGATTCGTGTAGATTGTAAAGCCCATGCCGagataaaaaacatttaatgatCAAACACCGCGAGCAAAAAGTGTTTGACAATAAGGCGTATCCAGTAAGTTTGGACGTTTACTTTGCGTTTGATAAAAAAGGCTTGCCATGTGATAAGTGATGAGGGCGGTAACTGGTTTGCCAAGGCAAACTGAGTTTGAGCGTAGGTGTTAGTATCAGTTTTATACTGATATCTTCATCCGAACTTTCCAAGTACACAATGTAATGTATATTTCTTTTGAGCGATAGCAAAAATTGCATGGAACAAAGAATGAACATTGAAAACTACTCACCGTTGTGCGCGATGTAAAAGCCCAGATTCCAATGCCCAATTGCGCAATAAATATGAGCAAAACCAGAACGAAATACTGAAAAAAAAGATCAAAAACCATAATTTACAACGatgtagattaaaaaaaatgagTGGCGTTATTTAcctttcattttatttcaacttaCCGTGCCCAGGAGACACTGGTTTTCTTTGATTGCTCCGCAGCAACCACAGAATCCAACAATGAACATGATGCTTCCAAACACAATCAGAGCAATGGCAGCTGTGTGTGACATAATTGGTGGTAAACAAATGCGTATAACGTGACAACAAACATATTGCAATAAACAGTATGGTCATCCTTTTGTGACAAATTTAAGTATAACTTAACCTAACAGGGAGGGCCAAGTGCGAAAAGAAGTTAACGTTAATCAGAAGTTAATCAAGGAAAAATTATTCGTAACAAGACCacacaaaactttaaataataTTCAATATTTAAGCAATTATTACCAAACGCATGTCACAAACAGCCATTTGCCACTAATTATAAAATTAGTGGcggaaattagaatagtttcATACTATGAAATCCATGTTCGTCTACGACTGGCCGTTTATAGATCGTTGAAACCTTAAACAGTCCAAGAACTGATAAAATGATAAGTGATTACTTCAAACTGACCTGCAAAGGTTATTTGTACCCCAGCTACAGATACAATATTTTGCACAGTGGAATCCACTGAAACATAAATTCCAACACCCAAAATCGCTCCTCCAGCTAACTATAAAATAAGTaagaataaatatttttgaaataaaaagctTTATTATTTGTACATTCCGTATACCTGACGTGTAAACCTAAGCCAAAGTAGCAAGCGATCTTACattaatagtataatatattAACTTACATCATACGGACAGCTTATTGTcaatctaaatttaaaaaaatataaaatacactcattttttataagaaaccCTAATGTATAGACTTACAGTGTAAAGTAGAACTATGAACCCTACTCTCCGGAAAGCTAAGAAACTCGTGaagtaaaaacaattttctgtttgtttgatGCACCAATCAATTGTTTTGCCTGTTGTGCTAATTTTAAATGCGCCGTGTATAAAACAGCATGACGATACTCTAAGCTTTGCAATAAACTTCTGTTGTTTTATTAACTGAATATAGCCAATTAATACTCTGCTCAATGAGCTTTGATAAAACAAATTCACATGGTGATATGTTAAACAACTTATACTAACTTGCAAAATTTGCACCCAAACTTAAAATACTAAATGCCAACTTATACTGGAAGGTCCACCCCTAGagtttttttataataaaaatgagtgataataaaaattttataaattttattaataactTAGTAAGTAAATGATTTGTATCTGTAGCACTTACCCAAAAAAGGATGTTGAATAGAAACATAAGATACTTGATGAAGCTGACGCAACAGGCCATGGctcagtttttaaaaaaatttacaaaaaaattacaaaaaataacttaagATCACTGCTTTAGAAATCAATCGAAATGTCTTAAAATCAGTCCAAATAGATACAAATCCGCTTTGACATTTAACTGCACATACACAAATATTGCATAGCATATGTGAAACTGTAAACCAAACCTTTAGTTGCTTTTATTAGCAAATTTCGGCTACTAAAAATAGATCAACTCTGTTTTTGCTTTCTTCGGAAAAACATTTGATAACTAACGCTAACtttttaattctatttttGTTCCATGCATGAATTGAAAGTATAGTTGAAAACCACACTCACTGTGATGTGCACTTTGAAAACCAAAGCACTGCCTTAGATGCTTTGTGAAGCTACACTGTTACACGCTTCGGCTGGCACAGCAAACATTTAGCAATAAAACACAATGCTTTTTGTTTGCTATAAGTTAATCTGGTAACGTTCATTTGAACAAAAGTCTTCCTAGTGCTAGCTTTCAAATACCACAAGTACATACGATGCTATTACTCAAAAACACACAGCACTATTCCGTTAATCAACGAAGTTGCGTTAATTGTCTATATCAGCCTTTGTGCGCGATAGGGccgcaaatattttaacttccTTTTGGTTCTTGTCTGCCCACTCTGATTCGAGCTGGAAGTGTTAAAGCGCTTTGCAACTTCAGAGTATGCTACGTATTGCAAGGACCGGCTTTCCGCTTACCAAATGATAGCTCTGAGTTTAACAACATAGGTGTTCAGCCATTTTAAATCTAACACAGCTCTGGACAAAGCATCTGGGTAAATGATAACAATATTTACCGACTATGAGtggcaaagcttgccaaaacTGGCAAGCTTCAACATTTTGCTCGCATAGTGTGACATTCAGCTCTTGTTTGGATTCTAAATACTACTGTCTAATGTATATAGTGTACTGTATTAACCTATGAAATATAGAGATTGTGGTTAAGGTATTGAAGACTTCCTGTCGAGGTCGAGGCAGACGTCGTCTTACAAAGCATCTAGTAACAACGAGGAAACTTcctttgaaaatgattttattcttACCCATAACATCAGAATAAAAATGCACTAATTCCACTTGTAGTACAAACATAAACTGCCAGTAAAGCTTGGTTATGCAGAGGCGTCTAGAAGCTGTATACAATGCAAGACTTTCTAAAGAGATCTGTACCTTTCTCGTTTTGTATATCAGTATAATTACAACGCCTTCGCTTCCTTTGACATTTATGTCATCGCTTCTACCCTTGCAGTTCAATGCATGTTGTTTATTGATTACTCAATGAAGGAATGCAGCTCGTGACTTAATAAGCcgattattttaattaaacgcATTGGTTTCAGGTTTTCACACAAGAGAAAGACTGGCTTCCAATCACATGATACGTAGACGTGCAACGTAGAAGAGCGTATGACAATTAATATTCGTCATATGACTCGCATCACATGGCAATAGGCTTGCTTATGTGCATCAAATCCTCGTGACGTGTTATTTACTCACACAAGTCTACTTTGTACAACGCATACTGCTCACCGACTATTTCAAcgtcaaaaaataaacatgataTGGAATGCCACTAGTCCACTATACAGAACgacaacataaaaaattttaatattatattattattaattaattaattataacattattattattatagttTTACAAACAAACTCCATACAATTCTATAGCGGCATAGCCGTTAAAGAGCTGGTATACTAGCGGCATTTTGCTAATTAACCCAATGCTTATAAACTGCACAATAGTTTGCAA
Proteins encoded in this window:
- the LOC143447137 gene encoding tetraspanin-8-like — protein: MACCVSFIKYLMFLFNILFWLAGGAILGVGIYVSVDSTVQNIVSVAGVQITFAAAIALIVFGSIMFIVGFCGCCGAIKENQCLLGTYFVLVLLIFIAQLGIGIWAFTSRTTIENEIRKGLNNSVPINTTNEQYVTSVKDLQKFFKCCGLVNGCEDWPSGNTEGCSCSGTSDTCVAPSASCTNTDPSGGNIYKEDCLDATLNFIDDNIIIIAGVALGIGVFEIFGMAFAMIMCTNARAAKGYETY